In one window of Balaenoptera musculus isolate JJ_BM4_2016_0621 chromosome 10, mBalMus1.pri.v3, whole genome shotgun sequence DNA:
- the KRT18 gene encoding keratin, type I cytoskeletal 18 — MSFSAQSTFSSYRSAGSVQSPGHRVRPVSSAASVYAGAGGSGSRISVSRSTSVRGGWGSGNLGAGMAGGLVGVGGIQGEKETMQDLNDRLASYLERVRSLEADNRRLESKIREHLEKKGPQVRDWGHYLKTIEDLRAQIFASSVDNARIVLQIDNARLAADDFRVKYETELAMRQSVESDIHGLRKVIDDTNVTRLQLETEIEALKEELLFMKKNHEEEVKGLQNQIANSGLTVELDAPKAQDLSKIMADIRAQYDELAQKNREELDKYWSQQIEESATVVTSQTAEIGAAEMTLTELRRTVQSLEIDLDSMRNLKASLENSLREVEARYAMQMEQLNGVLLHLESELAQTRAEGQRQTQEYEALLNIKVKLEAEINTYRRLLEDGEDFNLGDALDNSNSMQTIQKTTTLRLVDGKVVSETADTKVLRH, encoded by the exons ATGAGCTTCAGCGCCCAGTCCACCTTCTCCAGCTACCGGTCCGCGGGCTCCGTGCAGTCACCTGGCCACCGGGTCCGACCGGTCAGCAGCGCTGCCAGCGTCTATGCAGGCGCCGGGGGCTCGGGCTCCCGGATCTCCGTGTCCCGCTCCACCAGCGTCCGGGGCGGCTGGGGGTCCGGGAACCTGGGCGCCGGGATGGCCGGGGGTCTGGTGGGTGTAGGGGGCATCCAGGGCGAGAAGGAGACCATGCAAGACCTGAATGACCGCCTGGCCTCCTacctggagagggtgaggagccTGGAGGCCGATAATAGGAGACTGGAGAGCAAAATCCGGGAACACCTGGAGAAGAAGGGACCCCAGGTCAGAGACTGGGGGCACTACTTGAAGACCATTGAGGACCTGAGGGCTCAG ATTTTTGCAAGTTCTGTGGACAATGCCCGCATCGTTCTGCAGATTGATAATGCCCGTCTTGCTGCTGACGACTTCAGAGTCAA GTATGAGACAGAGCTGGCCATGCGCCAGTCTGTGGAGAGTGACATCCACGGGCTCCGCAAGGTCATTGATGACACCAACGTCACCCGGCTGCAACTGGAGACTGAGATCGAGGCTCTCAAGGAGGAGCTGCTGTTCATGAAGAAGAACCACGAGGAG GAAGTAAAGGGTCTACAAAACCAGATTGCCAACTCGGGGTTGACCGTGGAGTTGGATGCCCCGAAAGCTCAGGACCTCAGCAAGATCATGGCAGACATCCGGGCCCAGTATGACGAGCTGGCTCAGAAGAACCGAGAGGAGCTGGACAAGTACTGGTCCCAGCAG ATTGAGGAGAGCGCCACAGTGGTCACCTCGCAGACCGCTGAGATAGGAGCTGCTGAGATGACACTCACGGAGCTGAGACGCACTGTCCAGTCCCTGGAAATCGACCTGGACTCCATGAGAAATCTG AAGGCCAGCTTGGAGAACAGCCTGAGGGAAGTGGAGGCCCGCTATGCCATGCAGATGGAGCAGCTCAATGGGGTCCTCCTGCACCTGGAGTCGGAGCTGGCCCAGACCCGGGCAGAGGGGCAACGCCAGACCCAGGAGTACGAGGCCCTGCTGAACATCAAGGTCAAGCTGGAGGCTGAGATCAACACCTACCGCCGCCTGCTGGAAGATGGGGAGGACTTCAA TCTTGGTGACGCCTTGGACAACAGCAACTCCATGCAAACCATCCAGAAGACCACCACCCTCAGGCTTGTGGACGGCAAAGTGGTGTCTGAGACCGCAGACACCAAAGTTCTGAGGCATTGA